One Aureibacter tunicatorum DNA segment encodes these proteins:
- a CDS encoding SOS response-associated peptidase: protein MCFNVAIYSTIDKVEKKFSRSLNKPSLFSKYHFVSGFDHPWIPVISTSEPNQIKMMKWGLIPHWFSEYGNENNMANKTLNARCETLQEKKSFQVVSRNRCLVLINGFYEWNSSFGKKYPYYIQNETSEFLTLGGVWDSWLDQVGNEVQTFSIITTPANSQMETIHNTKKRMPLIIPEDRSNEWLSNFDVKKEIEPFLVPFQHNLKAYTVSSFINKPKNNRNIDKAHQNYNYPELDNPQLDLF, encoded by the coding sequence ATGTGTTTTAATGTAGCTATATATTCTACGATTGATAAAGTTGAAAAGAAGTTTTCAAGGAGTTTAAATAAACCAAGTCTTTTCTCTAAATATCATTTTGTATCTGGGTTTGATCACCCATGGATTCCTGTAATTTCTACTAGTGAACCAAATCAAATTAAGATGATGAAATGGGGGTTGATTCCTCATTGGTTTTCAGAGTATGGGAATGAAAATAATATGGCTAACAAAACATTAAATGCTAGATGCGAGACATTGCAAGAGAAAAAATCTTTTCAGGTTGTAAGTAGGAATAGGTGTTTGGTACTTATTAATGGGTTTTACGAATGGAATTCTTCTTTCGGTAAAAAGTACCCATATTATATTCAAAATGAAACGTCAGAGTTTTTAACACTAGGAGGAGTTTGGGATAGTTGGCTAGATCAAGTGGGGAATGAAGTGCAAACATTTTCTATTATAACTACACCAGCAAATTCTCAAATGGAGACTATTCATAATACAAAAAAAAGAATGCCTCTGATCATACCAGAGGATCGATCAAACGAATGGCTGTCAAATTTTGATGTAAAAAAAGAAATAGAACCATTTCTGGTTCCATTTCAACATAACTTAAAAGCGTATACCGTGTCGAGTTTTATTAACAAACCAAAGAACAATCGAAATATTGATAAAGCACATCAAAATTACAATTATCCTGAACTTGATAATCCTCAGTTAGATCTCTTTTAA
- a CDS encoding MFS transporter produces the protein MIDFTLTKFKNSYLNAYKGLSKEIWWLAFITLINRAGTMVMPFLTLYLQDSLNFSISQVGTILTCFGIGSFVGSWIGGKLTDKIGYYKVMLSSLIMSGVSFLFLQAMDTFLSFCLGIFITTVFADAFRPAIFVAINSLSKPENVTRSVTLIRLAINLGFAVGPFVGGLIITSIGYYALFWIDGVTCVSAGFLLYMVLKPKASLSNLNLNSASGLSKIETEEKATNYQKIDFGIFLLIVLFTGIAFMQLFSIIPLYHKDVYNLSEWQIGMIISLNGLLIFAFEMPLVHLLEEKKFSKLSITIASLFLILISFAILNFEKNIAIILVSMTLLTFGEMLAFPSTNKLALDMADKNHKGQYMALYSMSFSLAHIISGKMGSYIVEMFGFTTNWNLMVLILTIAILLSLFLKLKISKRSKAIKELKVSLST, from the coding sequence ATGATTGATTTTACTCTTACGAAATTCAAAAATTCTTATTTGAATGCCTACAAGGGTCTTTCAAAAGAAATTTGGTGGCTGGCATTTATAACGCTTATCAATAGAGCGGGAACAATGGTCATGCCTTTTTTAACTTTGTATCTGCAAGACAGTTTGAATTTTTCAATATCCCAAGTTGGGACAATTCTTACTTGTTTTGGCATAGGTTCATTTGTTGGGTCATGGATTGGAGGAAAATTGACTGATAAAATCGGTTATTACAAAGTGATGCTATCTAGCCTTATTATGAGTGGTGTATCATTCCTATTCTTGCAAGCAATGGATACATTTTTAAGCTTCTGCTTAGGGATATTCATAACGACTGTTTTCGCTGATGCTTTCAGGCCTGCAATATTTGTAGCTATAAACTCACTGAGCAAACCTGAAAATGTAACTAGATCAGTGACTCTAATTCGATTAGCGATTAACCTAGGATTTGCGGTAGGCCCTTTTGTTGGAGGCTTGATTATTACCTCTATAGGTTATTACGCATTATTTTGGATAGATGGAGTTACATGTGTTTCAGCTGGATTTCTACTTTACATGGTATTAAAACCTAAAGCATCATTGTCAAATCTTAATTTGAATAGTGCTTCAGGGTTATCAAAAATTGAAACAGAGGAAAAAGCAACTAACTATCAAAAAATTGATTTTGGAATCTTTCTCTTGATAGTTTTATTTACAGGTATTGCTTTTATGCAACTGTTTTCCATAATTCCACTCTATCATAAAGACGTATATAATCTAAGCGAGTGGCAAATAGGCATGATCATATCACTCAATGGCTTACTAATATTTGCCTTCGAAATGCCATTAGTACACTTATTGGAAGAAAAGAAGTTCTCTAAATTGTCAATAACTATTGCTAGCCTATTTCTAATTTTGATAAGCTTTGCAATTCTTAACTTTGAGAAAAATATAGCCATCATATTAGTCTCTATGACATTATTAACATTTGGTGAAATGCTCGCTTTTCCTTCTACTAATAAGTTAGCTTTGGATATGGCAGACAAAAACCATAAAGGTCAATATATGGCATTATACTCTATGTCATTTTCTCTAGCTCATATAATTAGCGGAAAAATGGGGAGTTATATAGTCGAAATGTTTGGATTTACTACCAATTGGAATCTCATGGTTTTAATATTAACTATAGCCATTCTATTATCCTTATTTTTAAAACTTAAAATTAGCAAGCGGAGTAAAGCTATAAAAGAGCTTAAGGTCTCATTATCTACTTAA